In the genome of Pan troglodytes isolate AG18354 chromosome 15, NHGRI_mPanTro3-v2.0_pri, whole genome shotgun sequence, one region contains:
- the LOC134808326 gene encoding putative uncharacterized protein FLJ44672: MQPRETAVPAEAAMWEAEAGPPQIGLSRATCSLPASSPGPALPPGCVSRPDSGLPTTSLDSAPAQLPAALVGPPLPEAKLPRPSSGLTVASPGSAPALRWQGRWAPLGPAWASRRPLQAQIVLKSASPGPAPASRRPLQAQVVVKSAWNWAWKSSKSAFPGPAPSSRRPLQVQNFLESASPGPAPPASQWPLSAQTSSWLLAAFPGPAFDFWWPLQAQNLTSSGPLQARPPASRRPAWAWTHSGLTADSPCPASPCLIAASRVQSSCLSAASAGPAPACQRPL, translated from the coding sequence ATGCAGCCAAGAGAAACAGCtgtgcctgcagaggccgccatgtgggaggctgaggccgggcctCCTCAAATCGGCCTCTCCAGAGCCACTTGCAGCCTCCCGGcgtcctctccgggcccagctcttcctcccggctgtgtctccaggcctgactctggcctcccaacaacgtctttggactcagctcctgcccagctcccagcggCCCTGGTAGGCCCACCACTTCCcgaagccaagctccccaggcccagctcaggcctcacggtggcctctccaggctcagctcctgccctccgatggcaaggtcggtgggctcctctaggcccagcttgggcctcccggcggcctctgcaggcccaaatcgtcctgaagtcggcctctccaggcccagctccggcctcccggcggcctctgcaggcccaagtcgtcGTCAAGTCGGCCTGGAattgggcctggaagagcagcaagtcggccttcccgggcccagctccgtcctctcggcggcctctccaggtgcaaaacttcctcgagtcagcctctccaggcccagctcctcctgcctcccagtggcctctttcagccCAGACCAGCTCATGGCTCTtggcggccttcccaggccccgcttttgacttttggtggcctcttcaggcccagaacTTGACCTCCAGTGGGCCTTTgcaggcccggcctcctgcctctcgaaGGCCTGCATGGGCCTGGACTCACAGCGGACTCACAGCGgactctccatgcccagctagccCTTGCCTCATTGCGGCCTCCcgagtccaaagctcctgcctctcggccgcttcggcaggcccagctcccgcctgccagcggcctctttag